A single Prevotella sp. E15-22 DNA region contains:
- a CDS encoding DUF3108 domain-containing protein — protein MAKWYMPLCLMMLMPLKASAKCGIENKAFSNGEFLTYDLYFNWKFVWLKVGSASMSTVSSTFRGQPAYRTSLTTRGNNRLDGVFVMRDTLLSYCSTADLSPLYFRKGALEGSRYYVDELWYSYPRNHCRLRMHRIDADGEQHWQEKEYADCVYDMMSIFLRARNFDASKLKEGDIIPMPISDARNLTNSWLTYRGKDTFKVEGSKEKFRCLVFSFYEREDGKSHELIRFYITDDMNHIPVRLDMFLSFGSAKVFLRGYKGVRWPMTSKIK, from the coding sequence ATGGCAAAGTGGTACATGCCCCTCTGCCTGATGATGCTGATGCCCCTCAAGGCCTCTGCCAAGTGCGGCATCGAGAACAAGGCCTTCAGCAATGGCGAGTTCCTCACCTACGACCTCTACTTCAACTGGAAGTTCGTATGGCTCAAGGTGGGCTCGGCCTCCATGTCCACCGTCAGCTCTACCTTCCGCGGACAGCCTGCCTATCGTACCAGTCTGACCACCCGCGGCAACAACAGGTTGGATGGTGTCTTCGTGATGCGCGACACGCTGCTCTCCTATTGCAGCACTGCCGACCTGTCGCCACTCTACTTCCGCAAAGGTGCCCTCGAGGGCAGCCGCTATTATGTGGACGAACTGTGGTATAGCTATCCACGCAACCACTGCCGCCTGAGGATGCATCGCATTGATGCCGATGGCGAGCAGCACTGGCAGGAGAAGGAGTATGCCGACTGCGTCTACGACATGATGAGCATCTTCCTTCGCGCTCGCAACTTCGACGCCTCGAAGCTCAAAGAGGGCGACATCATCCCCATGCCCATCAGCGATGCGCGCAACCTCACCAACTCATGGCTCACCTACAGGGGTAAGGACACGTTCAAGGTCGAGGGCTCGAAAGAGAAGTTCCGCTGTCTGGTCTTCTCGTTCTACGAGCGCGAGGACGGTAAGAGTCACGAGCTTATTCGCTTCTATATCACCGACGACATGAACCACATCCCTGTGCGTCTCGACATGTTCCTGAGCTTTGGCTCGGCCAAGGTGTTCCTCAGGGGCTACAAGGGTGTTCGCTGGCCCATGACGTCGAAGATTAAATAA